The following proteins come from a genomic window of Candidatus Bathyarchaeota archaeon:
- the cofE gene encoding coenzyme F420-0:L-glutamate ligase, protein MEVIPLKGIGLIKEGDDIAKVIVEAAKAQGVKIEDGDIIVVAHKIVSKAEGRVVDLKTITPSKFALRVSKLLNKDPRVIEVIFRESKRIVRMIKGHIICETRHGFICANAGVDKSNVEGEDFVVLLPKNPDASAETIRKGIKKLINADIAVIISDTFGRPWRNGQVNVAIGVSGLIPIKDYRGTKDMFNFTLKVTMICIADELASAAELVMNKSNGVPAALIKGYPYVKGEGSIKDLIKRNKYNLFP, encoded by the coding sequence ATTGAAGTTATTCCTTTAAAAGGAATAGGTTTAATTAAGGAAGGAGATGATATCGCAAAAGTAATAGTTGAAGCAGCTAAAGCTCAAGGAGTTAAAATTGAAGACGGTGATATAATAGTAGTGGCACATAAAATAGTTTCTAAAGCTGAAGGAAGAGTTGTTGATTTAAAAACTATTACTCCATCTAAATTTGCTTTAAGAGTATCTAAACTTTTGAATAAAGATCCTAGAGTAATTGAAGTGATTTTCAGAGAGTCCAAAAGAATCGTTAGAATGATTAAAGGACATATAATTTGCGAGACAAGACATGGATTTATATGCGCTAATGCAGGAGTGGATAAATCTAATGTTGAAGGAGAAGATTTTGTTGTTTTACTTCCTAAAAATCCAGACGCGTCCGCAGAAACTATTAGGAAAGGAATAAAAAAATTAATTAATGCTGATATAGCTGTGATAATTTCGGATACTTTTGGTAGACCATGGAGGAATGGTCAAGTTAATGTAGCTATAGGAGTTTCAGGATTGATTCCTATAAAAGATTATAGAGGAACAAAAGATATGTTTAATTTCACTCTTAAAGTTACAATGATATGTATAGCCGATGAATTAGCTTCAGCTGCAGAACTTGTTATGAATAAAAGTAATGGCGTTCCAGCAGCATTAATAAAAGGTTATCCATATGTTAAAGGCGAAGGAAGTATAAAGGATTTAATAAAGCGAAATAAATACAATTTATTTCCATGA
- a CDS encoding glycosyltransferase, with the protein MIQTSTIMLVISSFLSFFGVVYAIDIWLLIFSSSLIKRRPHKIEVKCWPKVSIHIPLYNEENVAARILNACLNLDYPKDKIEIIVLDDSNDETTSIVKEFEKKKPNLIKVIHRNSREGFKAGALQNALKYTTGEIIALFDADHVPSRDFLKKLIPYLLADKNIAFVQTKFNCLNFKENWIVKSIAIASEFYNKINLNGRAKLDFLLHFRGGGGIFKRNVLEEVGGWQSDTLAEDLDLSIRLFLAGKKGVYISEETCLEEMPATLLDLIRQQQRWVKGFAQCFKKHAFSIIKSEKISLLKKFDALIYLSTCFAYPLAFFGLIFGFFFSQIFPQNFILANLFKNYVLTFNFSANILSYSAFLTAMSLTLFSKEFKVNFLKILYVISLVLILIPILIFTNSIAVIEAFIKKKHIFYRTRKIGGSINNFLILSNNNFIHNLKKPIISFLESLDFPKLLS; encoded by the coding sequence ATGATTCAAACTTCAACAATAATGCTTGTAATATCTTCATTTTTATCATTTTTTGGGGTTGTTTATGCAATTGATATTTGGTTATTGATTTTTTCTTCATCCTTAATTAAAAGAAGACCCCATAAAATTGAGGTTAAATGTTGGCCTAAAGTTTCAATTCATATTCCACTTTATAATGAAGAAAATGTCGCTGCTAGGATTTTAAATGCATGCCTAAATCTTGATTACCCTAAAGATAAAATAGAAATAATAGTATTGGATGATTCAAATGATGAAACAACAAGTATAGTGAAGGAGTTTGAAAAGAAAAAACCAAATTTAATTAAGGTAATTCATAGAAATTCTAGAGAGGGCTTTAAAGCTGGTGCTCTTCAAAATGCTTTAAAATATACTACAGGTGAAATAATTGCTTTATTCGATGCTGATCATGTACCTTCAAGAGATTTCTTAAAAAAGCTTATTCCTTACCTCTTAGCTGATAAAAATATAGCGTTTGTCCAAACTAAATTTAATTGTTTAAATTTTAAGGAGAATTGGATTGTTAAAAGCATAGCTATAGCATCAGAATTTTATAATAAAATTAATCTAAATGGAAGAGCTAAATTAGATTTTCTTCTCCATTTTAGAGGCGGAGGAGGAATATTTAAAAGGAATGTTTTAGAAGAGGTGGGGGGATGGCAATCAGATACTTTAGCTGAAGATTTAGATTTATCGATTAGGCTTTTTTTAGCAGGAAAAAAAGGTGTGTATATTTCTGAAGAAACTTGTTTGGAAGAAATGCCTGCAACCCTTCTAGATTTGATAAGGCAACAACAAAGATGGGTTAAAGGTTTTGCTCAATGCTTTAAAAAACATGCTTTTTCTATAATTAAAAGTGAAAAAATAAGTTTACTTAAAAAGTTTGATGCATTAATTTATTTATCAACATGTTTTGCTTATCCTTTAGCTTTTTTTGGGTTAATTTTTGGATTTTTCTTTTCTCAAATTTTTCCTCAAAACTTTATTTTAGCTAATTTATTCAAAAATTATGTTTTAACCTTTAATTTTAGCGCAAATATATTGAGTTATTCAGCGTTTCTAACAGCTATGTCATTAACATTATTCTCTAAAGAATTTAAAGTTAATTTTTTAAAGATTCTTTATGTTATTAGCTTAGTATTAATTTTAATACCAATTTTAATTTTTACAAATTCTATAGCTGTAATAGAAGCTTTCATAAAGAAAAAGCATATATTTTATAGAACTAGAAAAATTGGTGGAAGCATTAATAATTTTTTAATTCTTTCTAACAATAATTTTATACATAACTTAAAGAAACCTATAATATCCTTTTTAGAAAGTTTAGATTTTCCGAAGCTTCTATCTTGA
- a CDS encoding fumarate hydratase → MNEKIEKMIVELIRKAEVNLPKDVFKALKNAYEEEDSKLAKAQLKLMIENVKLAEELKIPICQDTGVINFFVKIGREFKNNFSINEVIFKAVRKATKEVPLRPNIVHPLTRVNTNDNTGRFIPHIYLEQVEGDYMEVTVFPKGAGSENLSVLKVFNPNDDFEVIKDFILEVSAEKLGKACPPGRIGIGIGGTPDIAQFLSKKVLLRPIGKRHEDSEIAKLEEELMNSINELEIGPMGLGGKVSVLDVGIEYAGCHTASLPVGVSFQCWVDRRASLKIYNNGKVEEK, encoded by the coding sequence ATGAATGAAAAAATTGAAAAAATGATAGTAGAATTAATAAGAAAAGCGGAAGTAAACCTCCCTAAAGATGTTTTTAAAGCTTTAAAAAATGCTTATGAAGAAGAAGATTCTAAACTTGCAAAAGCTCAATTGAAGCTTATGATTGAAAATGTTAAGCTTGCAGAAGAATTAAAAATACCTATTTGTCAAGATACAGGCGTTATAAACTTTTTCGTAAAAATTGGAAGAGAATTTAAAAATAATTTTAGTATTAACGAGGTTATTTTTAAAGCTGTAAGAAAAGCTACAAAAGAAGTGCCTTTAAGACCAAACATTGTTCACCCACTTACAAGAGTAAATACAAACGATAATACGGGAAGATTTATCCCCCATATTTATTTAGAGCAGGTTGAAGGAGACTATATGGAAGTTACAGTTTTTCCTAAGGGTGCAGGATCAGAAAATTTAAGCGTTTTAAAAGTTTTTAATCCAAATGATGATTTCGAAGTTATTAAAGATTTTATTTTAGAGGTTTCAGCTGAAAAATTAGGGAAAGCTTGTCCACCTGGAAGAATTGGAATAGGAATAGGGGGAACACCTGATATAGCTCAATTTTTATCAAAAAAAGTTTTATTAAGGCCTATTGGAAAACGCCATGAAGATTCTGAAATTGCCAAACTGGAAGAAGAATTAATGAATTCAATTAACGAACTTGAAATTGGACCAATGGGTTTAGGCGGGAAAGTTTCAGTTCTCGATGTAGGAATAGAGTATGCTGGTTGTCATACAGCTAGTTTACCTGTTGGAGTTTCTTTTCAATGCTGGGTAGATAGAAGAGCAAGCTTAAAAATTTACAATAATGGCAAGGTTGAAGAGAAGTGA
- a CDS encoding DNA-directed DNA polymerase I yields the protein METLEKYFSKKEEEKPLVKGEGEFQELIYKPSLAVNLSKAYFVGAGYDGEKHLAFIKLYEPEEGKIYFWYDDSFHKPYCFSKQSIQELQLNEALVNHDGFERFEEEEKYDALEDRRIKVTKIIAKDPLSIGGRPSGSIRDILRVWEADIKYTECYIYDKGLIPGMPYKVENGKLIPIEYDLDPQILNAIKNTLKDDVNNIDLLLNWAKLLECPVPKFLRAAVDIEVYSPIATRMPSASEAEYPVICASIAGIDGEKKVFLLRRDGIQEGNATLPDEVKIAYFDSERKLLLEFFKSIIKYPFIVTFNGDDFDLKYLYNRARKLGFSKETIPIELGRESASVIHGIHIDLYKFFFNRSIQIYAFNQRYRENTLDDVGKALLQHGKLEIQNPVSDLTYSELAAYCLTDSILTLNLTTFNDSLVMKIIMALSRIAVMPMEDVCRQGVSNWIRSMLYNEHRKRGYLIPRSDDILSLKGVTATEAIIKGKKYKGAIVVEPIQGIHFNVAVLDFASLYPSIIKVWNLGYETILCPHEECKVNKVPGTPHWVCTKKRALESLLIGSLRDLRVKWYKVKAKDKALNEETRSLYTVVQSALKVVLNASYGVFGAETFSLYCPPVAEATAAIGRYIITRTIEKAKELGVNVIYGDTDSIFLGNPTEEQLKELINWSKSTLKMELEVDKWYRYVALSSRKKNYLGVYRDGTVDIKGLTGKKRHIPEFLKRAFYEMIQILSKVKTKEEFNEAKEKIKKIVRDCYFNLKNHKYSLEDLAFRIVISKPPKGYIKTTPQHVKAAQLLESRGIEVKPGDLISFVKVVGDFGVKPTNLASIEEVDTRKYIEYIESTFEQVLDALGTNLSELIGHTKLEAFFEG from the coding sequence ATGGAAACTTTAGAAAAATATTTTTCTAAAAAGGAAGAGGAGAAACCCTTAGTTAAGGGAGAGGGAGAATTTCAAGAGTTAATTTATAAACCTAGTTTAGCTGTTAATTTAAGCAAAGCATATTTTGTTGGTGCAGGTTACGATGGAGAAAAACATTTAGCTTTTATTAAACTTTACGAGCCTGAAGAGGGTAAAATTTACTTTTGGTATGATGATAGCTTTCATAAACCATACTGTTTTTCTAAACAATCTATTCAAGAACTTCAACTTAATGAAGCTTTAGTAAACCATGATGGTTTTGAAAGATTTGAAGAAGAAGAAAAATATGATGCTTTAGAAGATAGAAGAATCAAAGTTACAAAAATTATTGCTAAAGATCCTTTATCTATTGGTGGAAGACCATCAGGCTCTATAAGAGATATTTTAAGAGTTTGGGAAGCAGATATTAAATATACTGAATGCTACATATATGATAAAGGGCTTATTCCTGGAATGCCATACAAAGTTGAAAATGGAAAGCTTATCCCAATAGAATATGATTTAGATCCTCAAATTTTAAACGCTATAAAAAATACTTTAAAAGATGATGTTAACAATATAGATTTATTATTAAATTGGGCAAAACTTCTTGAGTGCCCTGTACCAAAATTTTTAAGAGCCGCTGTAGACATAGAGGTTTACTCACCTATAGCAACTAGAATGCCTTCAGCTTCTGAAGCTGAATACCCTGTAATATGCGCTAGCATAGCAGGTATAGATGGAGAAAAAAAAGTATTTTTACTAAGAAGAGATGGAATTCAAGAAGGAAATGCAACTTTACCTGATGAAGTAAAAATTGCTTATTTTGATAGTGAAAGAAAACTATTGCTTGAATTTTTTAAATCTATAATTAAATATCCATTTATAGTAACTTTCAATGGAGACGATTTTGATTTAAAATATCTCTATAATCGTGCTAGAAAACTTGGTTTTTCAAAAGAGACTATTCCAATCGAGTTAGGTAGAGAATCCGCTTCAGTAATTCATGGTATTCATATAGATTTATATAAGTTTTTCTTTAATCGTTCAATTCAAATTTACGCGTTTAATCAAAGATATAGAGAAAACACGTTAGATGATGTTGGAAAAGCATTACTTCAGCATGGAAAACTAGAAATTCAAAATCCTGTTTCAGATCTTACATATTCTGAATTAGCAGCTTATTGCTTAACAGATTCAATATTAACGCTGAATTTAACAACTTTTAACGATTCATTAGTTATGAAAATTATTATGGCTTTATCTAGAATAGCTGTTATGCCTATGGAGGATGTTTGTAGACAAGGAGTATCAAACTGGATAAGAAGCATGCTTTATAATGAACATAGAAAAAGGGGATATTTAATTCCGAGATCTGATGACATTTTATCTCTTAAAGGAGTAACAGCTACAGAAGCAATAATAAAAGGAAAGAAGTATAAGGGCGCTATAGTTGTTGAACCAATTCAAGGGATACACTTTAATGTAGCAGTTTTAGATTTTGCTTCACTATATCCATCAATAATTAAAGTTTGGAATCTAGGATACGAGACAATTTTATGCCCTCATGAAGAATGTAAAGTTAATAAAGTTCCTGGAACACCGCATTGGGTTTGCACTAAAAAAAGAGCTTTAGAAAGCTTATTAATAGGTTCTCTTAGAGATTTAAGAGTTAAATGGTATAAAGTAAAGGCGAAAGATAAAGCATTAAATGAAGAAACTAGAAGTTTATATACAGTTGTCCAAAGTGCATTAAAAGTTGTTTTAAATGCAAGCTATGGTGTTTTTGGAGCTGAAACTTTCTCCCTTTATTGTCCTCCTGTAGCTGAAGCTACAGCAGCTATAGGTAGATATATAATAACTAGAACAATAGAGAAAGCCAAAGAATTAGGTGTGAACGTTATTTATGGAGATACAGACTCTATATTCCTAGGAAATCCAACAGAAGAACAATTAAAAGAATTAATTAACTGGTCAAAATCAACCCTTAAAATGGAGTTAGAGGTGGATAAATGGTATAGATATGTGGCTTTAAGTTCCAGAAAAAAGAATTATTTAGGTGTATATAGGGATGGTACAGTAGATATTAAAGGTTTAACTGGTAAAAAAAGGCATATACCAGAATTTTTAAAAAGAGCATTTTATGAAATGATTCAAATTTTAAGTAAAGTTAAAACAAAAGAAGAATTTAATGAAGCTAAAGAAAAGATTAAAAAAATCGTTAGAGATTGTTATTTCAATTTAAAAAACCATAAATATTCTTTAGAAGATTTAGCTTTTAGAATAGTTATTAGTAAACCTCCTAAAGGTTACATTAAGACTACACCTCAACATGTGAAAGCAGCTCAATTATTAGAGAGTAGAGGTATAGAAGTTAAACCTGGAGATTTAATATCTTTTGTAAAAGTTGTTGGAGATTTCGGCGTAAAACCAACTAATTTAGCTTCAATAGAAGAAGTTGATACAAGAAAGTATATTGAATATATTGAATCTACATTTGAGCAAGTTTTAGATGCTTTAGGAACAAATTTAAGCGAATTAATTGGTCATACAAAACTTGAAGCTTTCTTTGAAGGGTAA
- a CDS encoding fumarate hydratase C-terminal domain-containing protein: MQTKTPFSLDFIKKLSIGDEVYLTGEVITIRDMASARAIEYKLKSKPIPVKLDEAVIYHCGPIVKKINEEWKVISAGPTTSVRMENLTSQLIKLFKIRMVIGKGGVGKEATKALQEYGGVYCAFTGGAGVAAAKMIKKVINVEWLDLGIPEALWVFKVENFGPLIVAIDSKGNNLYEEVKMRLNEKLKNLRREKLG, translated from the coding sequence ATTCAAACTAAAACCCCTTTTTCATTAGATTTTATTAAAAAACTTTCTATTGGGGATGAAGTTTACTTAACTGGAGAAGTTATAACTATTAGAGATATGGCTTCTGCTAGAGCTATAGAGTATAAACTTAAAAGTAAACCTATTCCAGTTAAGCTTGATGAAGCAGTTATTTATCATTGTGGACCAATAGTTAAAAAGATTAATGAAGAATGGAAAGTTATTTCAGCAGGTCCAACAACAAGTGTTAGAATGGAAAATTTAACTTCTCAACTTATAAAATTATTTAAGATTAGAATGGTTATTGGAAAAGGAGGAGTGGGGAAAGAAGCAACTAAAGCTTTACAAGAGTATGGAGGTGTATACTGTGCTTTTACTGGTGGGGCAGGTGTTGCAGCTGCAAAAATGATTAAAAAAGTTATTAATGTAGAATGGTTAGATTTAGGAATTCCAGAAGCCTTATGGGTTTTTAAAGTTGAAAATTTTGGTCCATTAATCGTAGCTATAGATTCTAAAGGAAATAACCTTTATGAAGAAGTTAAAATGAGACTAAATGAGAAACTAAAAAACTTGAGAAGGGAAAAACTTGGTTAA
- the speB gene encoding agmatinase: MSNELSNLMFYTQPSLNFSGLTTSFEKAKYVIIGVPFDKTSSYRPGSRFAPLFIREASMNIELYSFRSEFDGEKLKIYDCGDLILTGETQEVLIRISKFMDEVLKNNKTPILIGGEHTITYGAVKNLPENSCIISFDAHFDLRDSYLGEKFCHASFMRRIVEEKGAEKVLEVGVRAACNEEVSYVKNNKIFFLSTFDLRKLGVKEAAKTIIDKTSSFNNVYLTLDMDVLDPAFAPGVGNPESDGLDSNFLLSLLIELCNCKIIGFDLVEVNPNYDNGSTAVLAAKIIIEILCALTKLSIDR; encoded by the coding sequence TTGAGTAACGAATTATCAAATTTAATGTTTTATACGCAACCTTCGTTAAATTTTTCTGGTTTAACAACTAGCTTTGAAAAAGCAAAATATGTTATAATTGGAGTGCCATTTGATAAAACTAGCAGTTATAGACCAGGCTCTCGATTTGCACCTTTATTCATTAGAGAAGCTTCAATGAATATTGAGCTTTACAGTTTTAGAAGTGAATTTGATGGAGAAAAATTAAAGATTTATGATTGTGGAGATTTAATATTAACTGGAGAAACTCAAGAAGTATTAATTAGAATTAGTAAATTTATGGATGAAGTTTTAAAAAATAATAAAACTCCTATTTTAATCGGTGGAGAACACACGATAACTTATGGTGCTGTTAAAAATTTACCAGAAAATTCATGCATAATAAGTTTTGATGCTCACTTTGATTTAAGAGATTCATATTTAGGTGAAAAGTTTTGTCACGCAAGTTTTATGAGGAGAATTGTAGAAGAGAAAGGAGCTGAAAAAGTTCTTGAAGTTGGTGTTAGAGCTGCATGTAATGAGGAGGTTTCCTACGTCAAAAACAATAAAATATTCTTTTTATCAACATTCGATTTAAGAAAGCTTGGTGTTAAAGAAGCTGCTAAAACCATAATTGATAAAACTTCAAGCTTTAATAATGTATATTTAACTTTAGATATGGATGTTCTTGATCCTGCTTTCGCACCAGGTGTTGGAAACCCTGAAAGTGATGGTTTAGATTCAAATTTTTTATTAAGCTTATTAATTGAGCTTTGTAATTGTAAAATTATTGGTTTTGATTTAGTGGAGGTAAATCCAAATTATGATAATGGTAGCACAGCAGTGTTAGCTGCGAAAATAATTATTGAGATTTTATGCGCTTTAACCAAGCTTTCAATTGATCGTTAA
- a CDS encoding RsmB/NOP family class I SAM-dependent RNA methyltransferase, translating to MSLSEALPLAIESLSWMESEGLNEKTAITKAVNQLGVKKPEVLKLAYMIVFETIKRKNFIDEIIFTELPKEVLSTLSFGIKNFLRIYVYWMKFKKSSIKEAFSLIKCCRNILGWRNFEKIELLLGRVLSVNLTEFLRNKLEEEKIALKFFHPKWFVNYCIKLLGKPQTLKLLKANLEFKKVYLRLNTLKGDEEELKKQIENEGVKLEKVKFFPYVYLLKETKKPLVNLKSYINGLFYIQDKSSCFSVLAANPKPGDIVIDACAAPGGKTSFLAQLMNNRGSIYSLEYSKKRVKVWLTEMNRMNVKNAIMILCDLTKFIPLKIEADIVLLDPPCTGTGTLMKTPSMKWRVTHSLIKKFQEIQFKMLKNCSKLVRVDGTLIYSTCSITLEENEALIEKFLKLNPNFKLVSINPFVGSPGFRGQNLCRRLYPHIHESEGFFIAKMKREF from the coding sequence TTGTCTCTTTCGGAAGCATTACCATTAGCTATAGAATCTTTAAGCTGGATGGAAAGCGAAGGTTTAAATGAAAAAACAGCTATAACTAAGGCAGTTAACCAATTGGGCGTTAAAAAACCTGAAGTTTTAAAGTTAGCTTATATGATTGTTTTTGAAACAATTAAACGAAAAAATTTTATAGATGAAATAATTTTTACAGAATTACCTAAAGAAGTACTTTCTACATTAAGTTTTGGCATAAAAAATTTTTTAAGAATTTATGTTTATTGGATGAAATTTAAGAAATCCTCTATTAAAGAAGCATTCTCTTTAATTAAATGTTGTAGAAATATTTTAGGTTGGAGAAACTTCGAGAAAATAGAATTGTTACTTGGTCGTGTACTTAGTGTTAATTTAACTGAGTTTTTAAGAAATAAACTTGAAGAGGAAAAAATTGCTTTAAAATTTTTTCACCCTAAATGGTTTGTTAATTACTGTATTAAATTATTAGGTAAACCTCAAACGTTAAAACTTCTTAAAGCTAATCTAGAATTTAAAAAAGTCTATTTAAGGTTAAATACTTTAAAAGGGGATGAAGAAGAGTTAAAAAAACAAATTGAAAATGAAGGTGTTAAACTTGAAAAAGTAAAGTTTTTCCCATATGTGTACTTGTTAAAAGAAACTAAAAAACCTCTTGTAAACCTTAAATCCTACATTAATGGTTTATTTTATATTCAGGATAAATCAAGTTGCTTCTCGGTTTTAGCAGCTAATCCAAAACCAGGAGATATAGTTATTGATGCATGCGCTGCTCCTGGAGGAAAAACAAGTTTTCTAGCTCAATTAATGAATAATAGAGGAAGCATTTATTCTTTAGAGTATTCTAAAAAAAGAGTTAAAGTTTGGTTAACGGAAATGAATAGAATGAATGTTAAAAACGCTATAATGATTTTATGCGATTTAACAAAATTTATTCCATTAAAAATTGAAGCTGATATAGTGCTTTTAGACCCTCCATGTACAGGAACAGGAACATTAATGAAAACTCCATCAATGAAATGGAGAGTGACGCATTCATTAATCAAAAAATTTCAAGAAATTCAATTTAAAATGTTGAAAAATTGCAGTAAACTTGTAAGAGTTGATGGAACATTAATTTATTCTACATGCTCTATAACTTTAGAGGAAAATGAAGCTTTAATAGAGAAGTTTTTAAAGCTTAATCCTAATTTTAAACTTGTCTCAATAAATCCTTTTGTTGGTTCACCAGGGTTTAGAGGACAAAATTTATGCAGAAGATTGTATCCACATATCCATGAAAGTGAAGGGTTCTTCATTGCGAAAATGAAAAGGGAATTTTAA